In one Pseudomonas sp. 31-12 genomic region, the following are encoded:
- a CDS encoding alpha/beta fold hydrolase, whose translation MSLGLAILGSVGYANAANDPSVVLVHGAFADGSDWAKVIRLLQDKGVKVRAVQNGLNSLADDVATTRRAIETAPGKVVLVGHSWGGSVITEAGASDKVAALVYVAAFVPDVGQTTAEVGKDYPPSPGMGQFLADKAGYLSLTQQGIEQDFAPDVPAAQGRVMAATQGAINSRAFDERISVAAWKQKPSWYIVSERDRMIAPDLQRALARKINATTTALPTSHVPHQSRPADVARVITEALNTTR comes from the coding sequence ATGTCTTTGGGTTTGGCCATATTGGGTTCGGTGGGTTATGCCAACGCTGCCAACGATCCGTCCGTGGTGCTGGTGCACGGTGCGTTTGCCGACGGTTCTGACTGGGCGAAGGTGATCAGGTTGCTGCAGGACAAGGGCGTGAAAGTACGGGCCGTGCAGAACGGTTTGAATTCGCTGGCCGATGATGTGGCCACGACCCGCCGTGCCATTGAAACGGCACCGGGCAAGGTCGTGCTGGTCGGGCATTCGTGGGGCGGTAGTGTGATCACCGAGGCCGGTGCGAGCGACAAGGTCGCGGCGCTGGTCTATGTGGCCGCCTTCGTCCCTGACGTTGGGCAGACCACGGCTGAGGTCGGCAAGGACTATCCGCCATCGCCGGGCATGGGCCAATTCTTGGCCGACAAGGCGGGGTATCTGTCGCTCACCCAGCAGGGTATCGAGCAGGATTTCGCTCCGGACGTGCCCGCTGCCCAGGGTCGGGTGATGGCCGCTACGCAAGGCGCCATTAACTCTCGAGCGTTCGACGAGCGTATCAGCGTGGCGGCCTGGAAGCAGAAACCGTCGTGGTACATCGTCAGTGAGCGCGATCGCATGATTGCACCTGACTTGCAGCGCGCACTCGCCCGGAAAATCAACGCCACTACGACGGCGCTGCCGACCAGCCATGTGCCGCATCAGTCCCGACCTGCAGACGTGGCCAGGGTCATCACCGAAGCGCTCAACACCACGCGCTGA